The following DNA comes from Streptomyces sp. NBC_00273.
CTCCACGTGACCAAGAGCCTCAGGAACGCCGTCGGCGCGGATGCCCGGCGGCAGGAACTGCCGGACTCCAAACAGCTGAAAGGTCTGCGCCCCCGGCTCATGCGTGCGATCCATCCCACCTCGGAAGGCGACGAAAAAGGCCGACCATCGGGCGGCCAGGGTCAGGGCGCCTCGGGCGCGAGTGGCGGCCCGGCGCTGCAACGCCTGGAACAACAGCCGGCCGACCGCGGTGTCCCAGACGATGAGCTCGCCGTCGAGGACCAGGCCCCTCGCCGACCTCCTGTCGCTACCCATTCCCGCCGACCGCACCACGCCCTAGACTGCGACCGCTCCAAGACCTGGCGATCATCAGGAGGGCGCGCAAGATGAACCGAGCACTGATCAGCGCATTTGCGGCCGTGACGTTAGTTGTGTCCGGGGGAAGTGCCGCCACCGCTTCCGACGGCGCTCCGCCGCGCACCACGCACGGCCCTTGCCAGTACACACAGACCCCGGACGAGCCACCCGCGCGTCATGTTCCGCTGCCGCCTGACCCGCGGCGCACCCCTAGCCGTGGCACGGTTGACATGGCTGTTCCGACCAGCCAGGGACCGCTCCCGCTGCGTTTGGACCAGGCCAAGGCGCCGTGCACGGTCCAGAGTTTCCTGCACCTGGCACGGCATGGGTTCTACGACCGAACGGTGTGCCACCGTCTAACGGCATATCCGACGCTGAAGGTCCTGCAGTGTGGCGACCCGACCGGTACCGGTGAGGGAGGGCCCGGGTACAAGTACAAGGACGAGCTACCGGTGGATCTGCCACCCGCACCGACCGATCCGACCGGCGCGCGCCGCCTGTACGGGCGCGGCCTGCTCGCGATGGCCAACGCCGGTCCGGACACGAACGGCTCACAGTTCTTCGTCGTCTACGGCGACTCCGCACTGCGCCCGAACTACACGGTGTTCGGCACGGTCGGCCCCGACGGCCTGGCAACTCTCGACAAAACCGCCGCCGGAGGAATCGAGCCGACCGCGGAAGAGCCGGCACCGGTAGACGGCACACCCGTGCTGCGGACCGAACTGCTCCGCGTCCGGCCGTCCTGCTGGCATTGAGTCCCCGCGGCCCGCGCTCAAGCCGCGGCCGCTGCGGTGGCGTCTGTCCAGCGGTGGAGCGGGAGCGGGCCGCCATCGGGGAGACCCACAGCCGGGAAACGGACGCGGGCGACGCGGACGGCGGCGTGGTCAGGGAGCGGAGGGCCGCGTCCACGACGCGGCCCTCCAGGGCCGTGCCGGTGGCCTGCTTCCAGGAGGTGTCTGCCGTCAGGCGCTTCAGGTGCCGGGCGACGGTGTGTGCTGCCGCTCTCGCCGATCTTCTGCATGCGGGCGGCCAGCAGCGGCCACTGGCGCGAGCCGACCAGGAGACTCGCTTCCCGCTCCGGCAGGATGTCCATGACCAGCGACACCATCTGGGAACGCGCGGCCGGGTGCACCCTCAGCTCCAGGGCCCGGGCGCGGTCA
Coding sequences within:
- a CDS encoding peptidylprolyl isomerase — its product is MAVPTSQGPLPLRLDQAKAPCTVQSFLHLARHGFYDRTVCHRLTAYPTLKVLQCGDPTGTGEGGPGYKYKDELPVDLPPAPTDPTGARRLYGRGLLAMANAGPDTNGSQFFVVYGDSALRPNYTVFGTVGPDGLATLDKTAAGGIEPTAEEPAPVDGTPVLRTELLRVRPSCWH